The following proteins are co-located in the Pectinophora gossypiella chromosome 23, ilPecGoss1.1, whole genome shotgun sequence genome:
- the LOC126377378 gene encoding chitin deacetylase 8-like, translated as MKWFTLLSLLFVALVVAEEERNLPLAESCNLESCQLPDCRCSSTSTPGGLPLRDVPQFVTVTFDDGVNILNIETYRKILYGRRNSNQCPAGATFYINHEYTNYQLVNELYNNGFEIALHSISHQTNQEYWSQATYEDMVREFADQKTQMSHFANIPRSEIKGIRMPFLQLAGNSSFLVIAEHGFLYDSSWPTVQFVGSGLWPYSLDYSSIQDCVISPCPTASIPKAWVSPMISWLDLNGSPCAMVDSCFAFPDREDEEAWFRFILTNFERHYLNSRAPFGFYVHEWYLSTYPAIMNALVRFMNLVNELEDTFMVTESEVIDWVRDPIPVNEYKEKPCKSFAPMPCAATSCGPLRAEHNNLDYWMAICNTCPRTYPWLGNPLGL; from the exons ATGAAGTGGTTTACTCTCTTGTCATTGCTGTTCGTTGCTCTGGTGGTGGCTGAAGAGGAGAGGAATTTGCCATTGGCAGAGTCATGTAACTTAGAAAGTTGCCAGTTACCCGATTGCAGATGTTCATCCACTTCTACCCCTGGAGGACTTCCTTTGCGTGATGTGCCACAG ttcGTAACTGTGACCTTCGACGATGGTGTGAACATCTTGAACATCGAAACCTACCGTAAAATCCTCTATGGACGCAGAAACTCCAACCAGTGCCCGGCTGGAGCCACCTTCTACATCAACCATGAATACACCAACTACCAGCTGGTTAATGAACTGTACAACAACGGCTTCGAGATCGCTCTTCACTCCATCTCTCATCAGACCAACCAGGAATACTGGTCCCAAGCTACCTATGAAGATATGGTCAGGGAATTCGCCGACCAGAAAACCCAAATGTCTCACTTCGCTAATATTCCCCGTTCTGAAATTAAAG GTATCAGAATGCCGTTCCTTCAGCTAGCTGGTAATTCTAGCTTCTTGGTCATTGCTGAGCACGGTTTTCTTTATGACTCTTCCTGGCCGACGGTTCAGTTTGTGGGGTCAGGTCTTTGGCCATACTCCCTGGACTACTCTTCCATCCAGGATTGCGTCATCAGCCCCTGCCCCACTGCGTCAATCCCCAAAGCGTGGGTGTCTCCGATGATTTCTTGGCTCGACCTTAATGGTAGTCCTTGTGCGATGGTTGACTCCTGCTTTGCTTT CCCAGACAGGGAAGACGAGGAGGCATGGTTCCGCTTCATCTTGACCAACTTCGAGCGTCACTACTTGAACTCTCGCGCACCTTTCGGCTTCTACGTCCATGAGTGGTACCTGTCCACCTACCCAGCTATTATGAATGCCCTGGTTCGGTTCATGAATCTGGTCAATGAGCTGGAGGACACTTTCATG GTGACCGAATCGGAAGTTATCGACTGGGTCAGAGACCCTATTCCTGTCAATGAATACAAGGAGAAACCCTGCAAATCATTCGCTCCCATGCCCTGTGCCGCAACCAGCTGTGGTCCTCTCAGAGCAGAACACAACAAC CTTGACTACTGGATGGCTATCTGCAACACTTGCCCAAGAACCTACCCGTGGCTTGGAAATCCTCTGGGACTGTAA